cgaatttataaacttagaaaacaaTTAATCtataaataacataagttataatatataagttataagtatatatagtatacttaaagtatgtatatatatatatatatatatatatatatatatatatatatatatatatatataagttatataacctaggTATATTCGTATACTTaaagtatgtatattatattatgtatacttaaagtatgtatatatatatatatataagttatataacctaggtatattgatatatatacgtatattcttactatattttaggtatatgtagtatatagtgttaacttaagcatataacttaatatatatatatatatatatatatatatatatatatatatatatatatatatatatatatatatatatatacacgttcCGTATTTATTAATCACATTACAAagaatatttaaactttacttataaacttgtataacatatgtaaatatacctacaatatactaataaatactataatatatatatatatatatatatatatatatatatatataatacaaaaaacaaaaaaaaagggttttcaaGCCTTTTTAACGTCGGATCGATTCCGTTTGAGGTTTTAAcctaaaaactttttttttttaatggaaaaGCCGATTTCCTAACCGGTTACCGATCCGGTTCCGGTTAAACCGGTTAACAGGCCTAGTATTCCCCTCATTTTCTACTGTGACACCGACGAAGATGTAAAGGATATATGATAATTGGACAAAATGATGGGGCCTggtaaagaaaaaaaggaaactaaggaacaaaacaataaaataaatgcaGCTGCACTTGAAAATAGACAGCTATACATCAAATTGAGAGGAAAAATGGAAGGTGGGAACTACAAGGACCACACAATTTTATCAGATTTGATTGAAGGGGTGGTAGATTGCTAGTCATATCAATATTTTAAGTCACTCTTTTATGGTTGAAGTTACAAGAAGGAGAGTAATTGTGACCCTACTCCATGATTTTAGGGGTAGCAGTAATTGAAGATCTTTTGTAGTCTTCTGCAGGGAAAATCTCAATTGAACATGCTTTATTTACATAAAGTGAGCTAACTCTATACGTCAAAATGATTGATCACAAAATGCATGAACAAGGAAAGAGTAACTCTAAATGGATAGGGAATTTAATAAAACGAAATCCTTTATTGTATGCATATTTCATTAACAGTATCTATCGTCAAAAAAAGGCGATAATTTATCAGGACAAGCTTGACTAGATTTGTTTTTCATTTAATTCCCTTCATCATTATTTATACAAATTACTTTATTTGACAATTTCACAGTTTAGTGGCATTGTGGAGTATATTCTATACTTTTCTAACTACCGGCAAATCTGAAGCCTGATTCTGTGGATGGCTTTATATGCCATAACAAGTGTAAGTGCTCCTTTGAAATTTAAGGTACACTGTCCATCTAAGTGTCTGTTGGTAAAGGGAGAAACTTTTTTGTCACATTGAGATGACATAGTGATAAGTGATAAGGCCAAATATGATTTTTCATTTGACCAACTAAAGGTTACTAGATATCACACACATCAGCATCAGTACTTGAAAGCTATCATAAACAGTGACATCCAATTCTTTTTATGCTTctttaaatcatgaaaacaCAAGATAAGCTAATAAGATCATCATTCCTCTTTCTTGATGGATAATTCCTCTTACTGGCCTCAGACTGAAGTTGTGACTCATAGTACTCTTTCATGGGCTCATAATTTCCAAGAAGATTCACCCTTTTTACTTCCTAGTAATTCATGTGATGTTACCTcattcaaatcttgttatttcCCGACATGGTCTCAACAGTTTACTGAAGCAAGTGCTTCTAGGAGTCATAGTGAAGCTGAGAAAAGGCGCAGGGATAGAATAAATGCTCAGCTTTCTACTCTTAGAAAACTCATTCCCACCTCTGAAAAGGTAAGCTTTTATTTGGTCTGTTTTCCACTTTGGTGTTTGGTTACTagaaaaggaaaatgttttccgtcaaaagaagaaaaaaattacatacCTCACTAAGGGGTTGTGCGAAGTCATTTTCTTTACAACgatcttaatttttaatttcatattagTTGCTCCAACCCAGGGATGGGGCTAGTTAGAAGGAAGGGAATTTAATAGTTGCCGCTTTGACGAAATATTGTATTGTGCAAATAGGGTAAATGTATTTTTCTATAGTAATATATACTGTTGGATCCCTCGAGATAAGTGAAAATTCTAGTGCAGAGGCAAAGGGTGCTGAAGGTGTCACAATTCAAATCCCAACTATAGTGCTCTATTATTGATATGAATCTCCTTACATAAATTTCTGGCTCCGCCAATGCTCCAACGAGAACTTTCTAATATCATTATTAACctttaaattatatttcttcttataaaatatatttcactCACCttcaagacatggaaaataacttgCGTCATACCGAACACACTACACTATCCCAAACAACTTTAATTTGTTTTCCATGTAAATTATGCTTTTTCTATGATTACCAATCATGCAGATGGATAAGGCAGCTCTACTGAGAAGTGTGGTTGAGCATGTTAAAGATCTAAAAGGAAGAGCAAAAGAAATCAGCAATGGATTGAACACTCCTAGTGACATTGATGAAGTAATAATTGAGGAACAAGATGAAAGTTCTACAAACAAGGATAGCATATTTCTCAAGGTTTCTCTTTGTTGTGATGATCGACCTGAATTATTCTCAGAGCTAAACAGAGGGCTCAAGAACCTGAAACTAACAACTATGGAGGCTAATATAACTAGTTTGGGTGGAAGAATTAAGTGCATTTTCGTGGTTCAATCTATTAATGGTGTTTGCATTAATTCTCTCAAACAATCTCTTAGAGTGGTGCTTTCTAGGATTGCTACTTCCCCTTCTACTTCCAATTTTCGAATCAAAAGCAAGAGGCAGAGGTTCTTCTTGCCTCCTAATTATTCTTAGAGTTAATTAATTGTAAAAAACACAGattaactatcactttttcgcaAGTTCTATACCTCAACTCTCCATTGTTCCCTTTATCTATCTAAACTATCACTCCCTTCGTATTGAAACACACATCAATACTATTTTATGTAGTTAAATGAAACAATGGATAGTTCGCCAACTCTGCATCGAGGTGTTTTAATTCAAAGTGAGTGATATTTTCGGTAGTTAAAGGAAGAAAGAATAGTTTGAATTATGAAACTCgtgaaaaaaatgatattttatgcgtgtttttgaccatttacTCTTATTCtgaattctttttatttccGGTCCTCCAAATTGAGCGATTGCTTTGTTGGAACAGCTCAACGAGGTGTGGGTTCAATTCCTACAATGCCTCAACCCAAGTGTCGGTTTCATTGGATTGGCTAAACTTGCTCTGGTCTAGTGTGCTATGTGCATATGCTTCCATTCGGACTCACTCAATGGAAAGCTAACTCTGATGTTCTGTTTATTAACTTCAAATTTGTTGCCAATTTTATTGGGCATGACAAAAGAGGACAAAGAGAAGTAAGATTTCATGTGCTTCGTTCATAAGAATGTGATCAATTTGGTGGTCTCTATTTCTATGAAGTGTTTTTGTTTGTTTCCAAGTTATATGCAGTAACTTTTTAAAAGTGAAGCTCGAGTTGATGTATGACACATCACGTCTGTCATTTGCTAGATCAACATCCAAAGGCAAAATGTTTTCGTtcttttcagaaaaataaaatgactCGACTTATATTATTTTGCAAAGGTGACGCTCCCCCGGAAAATAAAAACAGAGCAAAAATCTAGTGATTCTTTTGACCTTGAATTTCGGTTTGACAAACCTTTTTATCTTTGCACGGGAAGAGATGAGCCCTTCAAATATCATTGTCCGGTGGATTTAACCTGCTACAGAATTTTAGAACTATTTTATGTGATAATGTCATTGACCGCCATGGAAAAttaaaacttgtgatctaaagctaagtcatatatatttgtgtgataataaatcatatcattaagagtaaaaatTGAAGTTATATAGTTAAATTAACACTGTACATGGTTCATGGACGAGCTCTTAGAAGCTTTGAGGATTTGGATTCACACAAGCTAATGTAGAGTGTACAAGATATATTTGATTGGAGAATTGGTCTAAAATTCTTCATCCCAAACCCCGTGATCGAAGAAAAGTGAGAGTACAAAATGGGCGTATGAGTTCTGTTAGGGAGAAAAGGATCGGTTCTTAACATCAATGACGAGGGAGTAAATAGAGATGAAGATAAGGGGTGGAGAGATGATGGAAGTAAATAGAGATGAAGATAAGGGGTGGAAAGATGATGGAAGACCCCTTCTTTAGTTATGTCTCGAAAGATCGAAATAAACTAACCCCAATTTTAGATATTAGATTAACTCTATCATGCTCTCTCTCACACCCAATCAAAAGAGGACATCTAGTTAAAAGACTCTTTGAATCTTACTTAGAATGAAAAGGTTGTAAATCATTCCTACTCTCATAATTTGAATAGAATCActttcaaataatttaaataaaatcttTTGGCAATAGATtgtcttcttgttttcttttcaaattccatatttttatatttatttatggccCATATATGCCAACATATTTGTTTCATTCGCGATTTTGTCGCGCCATCCGCGAGTGAATTACACATAATTTATCTGTTTATTTAGTTGTAAGTAAAATGTTCAATGGGCACATATTAGACATGCGATATATATGTGTCTAATAGGAAACAATCTCAATTAAAGTGTCAAAATAAAAAGTAGTGGCAATTTTAAAGGGGTCCTTTATGTGTTTAACTTTTGGCATATTTCAAACAAAAGAATATCATATAAATTTAAACGTAGAAGGTAGCTATATATTTTGGAAGACTAAATCCTAGATTAtgcatttaagaaaaaaaaattcgattaATGTTTTGAACATCAATCCAAAATACTAAATTTGTGATCTCCTAAAATTTGTCTAACTTTCATTTAGAAGAACCTGATTCATTTTTTGTTTACGATGAAACCAATAGTAAACTACAA
This portion of the Lycium ferocissimum isolate CSIRO_LF1 chromosome 1, AGI_CSIRO_Lferr_CH_V1, whole genome shotgun sequence genome encodes:
- the LOC132054393 gene encoding transcription factor bHLH51-like isoform X1, with translation MDNSSYWPQTEVVTHSTLSWAHNFQEDSPFLLPSNSCDVTSFKSCYFPTWSQQFTEASASRSHSEAEKRRRDRINAQLSTLRKLIPTSEKMDKAALLRSVVEHVKDLKGRAKEISNGLNTPSDIDEVIIEEQDESSTNKDSIFLKVSLCCDDRPELFSELNRGLKNLKLTTMEANITSLGGRIKCIFVVQSINGVCINSLKQSLRVVLSRIATSPSTSNFRIKSKRQSSTRCGFNSYNASTQVSVSLDWLNLLWSSVLCAYASIRTHSMES
- the LOC132054393 gene encoding transcription factor bHLH51-like isoform X2; this translates as MDNSSYWPQTEVVTHSTLSWAHNFQEDSPFLLPSNSCDVTSFKSCYFPTWSQQFTEASASRSHSEAEKRRRDRINAQLSTLRKLIPTSEKMDKAALLRSVVEHVKDLKGRAKEISNGLNTPSDIDEVIIEEQDESSTNKDSIFLKVSLCCDDRPELFSELNRGLKNLKLTTMEANITSLGGRIKCIFVVQSINGVCINSLKQSLRVVLSRIATSPSTSNFRIKSKRQRFFLPPNYS